The stretch of DNA AGCCGATGTCAATGCGGCTTCGGCGGATGGCGCGACGGCGTTGGCCTGGGCGGCGCATTGGGATGACTTGGAATTGGCGGACCTCCTGATTCGAGGCGGCGCGAATGTGAATGCCGCCAACGTGCATGGCGTTACGTCTCTGGCGCTGGCCTGTGAGAATGGCAGCGCCGGCATGGTCGAGAAGCTGCTGAATGCCGGGTCGAATGCCAATGCCCGGCTGGTGAAAACCGGAGTGACGCCGCTGATGACCTGCTCCCGATCCGGAAACGCCGACGCAGTGAAATTGCTGCTGCGCCACGGCGCTGATGTAAACGCCAAAGAAAGCCGACGGGGGCAGAACGCCCTGATGTGGGCGGTTGCCAACAAGCATGACAGCATTGCCGGCGCGCTGATCGAGCATCACGCGGACTTCCGCGCTCGCTCAAAGGGCGGTATGCCGGCGCAGTATGGCAGCCTTACGCGGGAGACCGGATTTACTCCACTGCTGTTCGCAGCCAGGGCTGGTCATCTGGATTCCGCCAAAATATTGTTGGACGCAGGCGCGAATGTGAACGAGGCCACGCCGGAGGACGGCAACGCGCTGGTGATCGCCGCGGCCGGCGGCCACGAAGCGCTGGCCTTGTTTCTGCTGGGACGGGGAGCCGATCCCAAGGCAGCCGACGCCTTTGGCGTTTCCGCATTGCACTACGCGGTGCGGCGAGGAATTCTGGAGCTGACCGGCTTCGAGTTTTATGCCGAGCGCCTGCCTCCCCCCAATATGCACGAGCTGGCGCGGACGTTGCTGGCCCGCGGGGCCGATCCCAATGCTCAGATTCGGGCCAATTTTCCGTCGAACTCGCGATACCATGAAGGACAGTTACTCAGCCTGGTCGGCGCGACACCGCTCTTACTAGCGGCTCATACCGCCGATACCGCTCTCCTGCGGATTTTTTTGGATCGCGGCGCGGACCCGAAGCTGGCTACCAAGGCCGGAGACGTGCCGCTGTTGCTGGCGGCTGGCTTGGTTCGAGATCCTTCCCTTGCCACGGCTGAACAGAATGCCCAAGCGCTCGAGTCGGTGAAACTGCTGACGCAGCGAGGAGTGGAACTGAATCATGCCAACGGCCGGGGCCAAACCGCTCTGCATGCCGCCGCGGGCATGGGAGCTGATGCCCTGATTCAGTTTTTGGTCGAGCAGGGCGCCGATGTGAATGTGAAGAACAAATCGGGGGAGACGCCCTGGAGCATTGCCATGGCTATGTGCCCAGCCGAAGGAACGACCAATGCCTGCGGCGCTTACGTCATCCGCAAGGAAACCGCGGAACTGCTGCGGAAGCTTGGCGCCCAACCTGGCGCCCCCGCTCCCATGCAGGAGTACTTCCAGCAGTAGAGCAGGCAATTCACCACTATGGTCTATTAAAGGGAAACTCCGGGGGTTGGCGACGATGGGGATGATGTTCCGGGTAAGGGCTGGACTGGCGCTGGTCTTTGTGGGCTTCCTGCAACTGAATGCGGCTCCGCAGGCACCAGTGCCCTCGCCACCCGCGAGGCCTCTGGCGCAGCACTCCGCCACAGTCAGCCGTTACTGCGTTACCTGCCATAACGAAAGGCTCAAGACCGCCGGGCTGGCCTTGGACCGGATTGATCTCGGTAATGTACCCGCCGCCGCCGAGGCATGGGAAAAGGTGATTCGGAAATTGCGCACGGGGGCCATGCCTCCGACTGGCGCGCCTCGCCCTCCGGCGGACTTCTACAATTCCCTGGCGACTTACCTGGAAACGGAATTGGACCTCGCCGCCGCAGCTCATCCCCATCCCGGCCGGCCCGTCATCCGCCGCATTAATCGCACTGAATATGCCAATGCGGTGCGCGACCTGCTGGGGCTGGAGCTGCGCGTCGAGGATATGCTTCCCGCCGATGAAATCAGTTCAGGCTTCGACAACATCGCCAGCGTGCTCACCGTCTCGCCGATGCTGATGGAACGCTATATGCTGGCGGCGGGGAAGATCAGCAACCTGGCATTGGGGGTTTCCTCCGCCCAGCCCGCCGAGGAAACTTACACCATCTCCAAACTGGTGATGCAGGAGGATCGCGCCGGGGAAGACCTGTCCTTTGGTTCGCGCGGTGGAATTGCGGTTCGTCACCACTTCCCGCGGGATGGCCAGTATTCCATCAAGATTCAGTTGCAGAGGAATTTCAGGGGATACATCCGTGGTCTGGGCGAGCCGCACCAGCTTGACCTCACCCTGGATGGCGCTCGCATCCAAGCGCTCACTATCGGAGGGGAGCGCCGGGGAAAATCCGCGCCCATCTTCTCCTCGGCCAGCATGGGGGAGACAGCACAGGAAGACTACGAGCATACCGCCGATGAAGAGTTGGAGTTTCGCTTCGCGGCCCAAGCGGGTCCTCACCAGGTTGCCGTGGCTTTTGTGAATGAGGAAGTGGAGTCGGAGGGCCCGTTGTGGCCAGCCATGACTCCAATCGAGTACGAGCAATACAAGGGGGGCGACCCCGGCGTGGCCAGCGTGGTGATCGGCGGCCCCTACGATGCCAAGGGGCCGGGAGAGACTCCCAGCCGCAAGAAGATACTGGCTTGCCAGCCTACCGGGAACTCCGAGGCCTGCGCGCGGAACATTCTCACCACGCTCGCGCGGCGCGCCTATCGGCGACCCGCAACTCCGGAAGACATGGACGTGCTGCTGAGTTTCTTCCGCCTCGGCTATCGATCGAGAGACTTCGACGTGGGCATGGCGGCAGCCATCGAACGTATTCTGGCGGGACCGGAATTTCTCTTTCGCATCGAGCGCGATCCCGGCCATCTCCCGCCCGGCACGGCGTATCCGATCAGCGACCTGGAGCTGGCCACGCGCTTGTCATTCTTTCTGTGGAGCAGCATTCCGGACGACGAGTTGCTGAATCTGGCCGAGCGCGGCAGGCTGCGTGATCCGGCGGAGCTGGAGGGGCAGGTGCGCCGCATGATGGCCGATGCCAAGTCGAAGGCGCTCGTCGAGAATTTCGCGGGCCAGTGGCTTTCCCTGCGAAACCTAAACTCCGTGATCCCGGACCCGCTGGTATTTCCTGAGTTCGACGAGAATCTGCGCCGCGCATTTCAGCAGGAGACCGGGTTGTTTTTCGAGAGCATCGTGCGCGAGGATCGCGGCGTCTCCGATCTGCTGAACGCGGACTATACCTTCGTGAATGAACGGCTGGCCCGGCATTATGGAATTCCCAATGTCTATGGCAGCCACTTCCGGCGCGTTTCGCTGAGCGACGAAACCAGGAGGGGATTGCTGGGCAAGGGCAGCGTCTTGATGGCGACCTCGTATCCCAACCGGACCTCT from Acidobacteriota bacterium encodes:
- a CDS encoding DUF1592 domain-containing protein; translated protein: MGMMFRVRAGLALVFVGFLQLNAAPQAPVPSPPARPLAQHSATVSRYCVTCHNERLKTAGLALDRIDLGNVPAAAEAWEKVIRKLRTGAMPPTGAPRPPADFYNSLATYLETELDLAAAAHPHPGRPVIRRINRTEYANAVRDLLGLELRVEDMLPADEISSGFDNIASVLTVSPMLMERYMLAAGKISNLALGVSSAQPAEETYTISKLVMQEDRAGEDLSFGSRGGIAVRHHFPRDGQYSIKIQLQRNFRGYIRGLGEPHQLDLTLDGARIQALTIGGERRGKSAPIFSSASMGETAQEDYEHTADEELEFRFAAQAGPHQVAVAFVNEEVESEGPLWPAMTPIEYEQYKGGDPGVASVVIGGPYDAKGPGETPSRKKILACQPTGNSEACARNILTTLARRAYRRPATPEDMDVLLSFFRLGYRSRDFDVGMAAAIERILAGPEFLFRIERDPGHLPPGTAYPISDLELATRLSFFLWSSIPDDELLNLAERGRLRDPAELEGQVRRMMADAKSKALVENFAGQWLSLRNLNSVIPDPLVFPEFDENLRRAFQQETGLFFESIVREDRGVSDLLNADYTFVNERLARHYGIPNVYGSHFRRVSLSDETRRGLLGKGSVLMATSYPNRTSPVTRGKWVLENILGTPPPPPPPDVPSLADNGRGGKLLSMRERMEEHRKNPACAGCHKLMDPLGFALENFDGLGKWRTRDGDSSIDPSGALPDGTQFQGPAGMRKALLSLRQQFLATFTERLLAYALGREADYHDAPALRGILRTAAPSDYRWSALVIGIIKSTPFQMRRSPEL